Within Diabrotica virgifera virgifera chromosome 7, PGI_DIABVI_V3a, the genomic segment cctacactagaaaactattaaagtttttttattgaaaatcgacatataacattcttatgacagtagcatcttaagaaaaaattatagggaaatttggacaccctaaaaaaatttatgggggtttagttcctttaaacccccccaaaattttgtgtacgttccaattaaattattattgtagtaccattacttaaacacaatatttctaaaacttttttggctcttagtactttttcgaaaagtcagtttttatcgagatattttgaatatttgtcaaatccaccacatatttgtatatggttaagtacgattatggagacttggtaataatatgaaaatttatgtatgatttacatttttaggtatatgttgaaccgtattaaaaaagaagccatatctcgataaaaggtgccttctcgaaaaaatacaaagaggcaaaaaagttttaaaaacattttgtttaactaatggtattgcagtaatagtttaattggagcgtacacaaacatttggggggtttaaaggaacaaaacccccataaaatttttatgtaaacatattaaagaagctgcaactcgataaaaactgccttatcgaaaaaatacttagagccaaaaaagttttaaaaatattgaatttaactaatggtatcacaataataatttaattgtaacgtacagaaaagtttgggggggtttaagggaaaaaaacccccataaaatttttatggggagcacaaattgcactataatttttctttaagatgctcctgtcataagaatggCATATatccattttcgataaaaaatctctaatatttttcgatatattcgaaaaaatcgatttttattttgtaacttcaaagggctataactttttttctgtgcatatttgtactaaggtaagttaggttcattcgaactatttttggtcccagaatatgtgatttaatttatgacctgtatttttgttacaccctgtataattcaaaAAATGACTaagatcctttataaaaggtatatatttaaaaatccctaaaaagggctacatcacaaaactagtttttgattggaagaccaatcatcatcagatctaacatgctaaccactaaaatataatataaaaatatatgggtaaaccCACATTGTGAAGATACCAGAGGACAGTGCCCGTAGATATCCAGGAAGAACTCTTTTTGAAGAAATTTGCTACACATCAAGGCAATAAACAACTATTTAAATTATCATCTGTATtgtaactaattgtcagtgatgttGTGATTACTGccacatacaaatatttttttttaatgattgcATTgtgttaatattaacaaaaaacatatactGTATTAATGTATATTAATTGTGTAAAttggctgaaagacttcggtcgatggccttttggtacattgtatcaataaagtatgtctctatatgggtaaaaaccctgaAAGAGGTCTGTCGAGGAAACAGATGAAATATGTgaacttaaacatggatgttcaaaatattcaatgtaatatgctctaggtaccatctgAGCTCTAAATCGACTTGTTCATATATATTGACTGTCTGGTGGCAAGTGACAGGtggctaaggatattttttttacATGATGCTTTATTAAGACTGAGCCTACATTGATGACTCATTTTTTACCACTACCCATTTACTGATATGACAAAAAAGAAGCCTGttttttcttaacattatttagATTTTAATACAAGATTTTTTTTAGTTTGGGGGTTGACGTAGGAAAAAATGTAGCAGAAAGGCAGTATCTAGGACTGATCGACTGTGTTGTTAAGACCTTCAAATCAGATGGACCTATTGGCTTATACAGAGGATTCGTAGTTTCGGTTCAAGGAATTATCATCTACAGAGCAGCATATTTTGGTTTCTTTGATACAGCCAAGGGAATGTTGCCTGATCCCAGGAATACCAGGTTTATTGTTTCTTTCATTATTGCACAGGTAAGCTACCTCATTAAACTATAAATTATCttccaaaataaattttattgatatctgaaaaaacacaaaatatacaAAAGCAAAATCATTTCTCTCTTTTTTACGTTCAGTATATCATATAGTACTGTATTGCATTAGAATAAAGAGGTTCTCATATCTAGTGTTCCAGTGAATGTTTCTTTTGTAGTTTTAATCCCAAAATGTTCTATTTTAATGATCTAAttctaaaacaaaaaatatcaaaacaaaataatacAGTAGCGTTACATTTTTCACTGTTCAAATGTGTTTTCGTAATTTTTCTAGTGTCATCATTGCTATAGGTTACACATTTTTTTGTGTAAGCTGTCGATACAATTATCTGACTCCATTTTTTTATTAGATGTCTGGTAGTTGTTATTTGCAATATCTGCTTCTAACAATACTTTGTTGTGTTTATTTGGAGGATGTTTCTGATACCCTCACAGTCTTCAATACAAAGATGTGAGGAACCAAATTGTACTCCTTGGAGAAAAGCTTGAATTCATAAGCTCAATGTTCTATTATAGGAGTTCATTTTAGTAGAACTCATTAACTAGAACGTCGATGTCAAAGGCAACCTAGACAGAGTAAGAAATAGAGCTAATCTCCTGGGTGTATTTTGTggtaaatttggaaacaccgATTCATAAACTCCACACCTACAAAATTTTCATTAGGTCAATTGTTGAATTCGGGGCCTGTGCCTAGGCGTCACTAAACAACTACCGAAGTAACACCATTTTGGCCACTAGAAGAAAAATCCTGAGGAAATGTGCATATTACCAATCAGGATTAATCCATCCTTTTGTCAATCTCCCTACTATACAGGACTGAAACCGTTCTCTCAGCAAAAGATCTATTTTAAGCTCTAACAGAACTAAAGAGATCTTAAAAGTCCTTGCCATCGCCTAGGGCACTTATTCACCAGGTGTCTCAAGAAAATTGTTCCATTCCTCCCAGCCAAATTTCTAGACTTTGCTATTCCCTGATGACATCTTAGAAGAAACTCCCGTTAGGTATCGTAGATAATATTAAGGTGCAAACCGAAAAGAGACTTTCTAATGTATAGCTGGTAACACCCAAAACACCTTTCTACTTATGGTTTGTGTTGGCTTCTCCATCTAAAACAAAAAACTCTCTTGCTCAACTTGTCCACTCCACTAGCAGTTCTgccacttttttaacttgctccTCCACACTCCATGCCGCCACAACAGAAAAGAATCTTACGCCTTACCTTGAAGATCTGAAAGCCTAAGCGAGATTATCATAAAGTCCAGACTTTATATAAGGATATTTCTTAAATATGTGTAGAATAGATGCTGATAGCTTTCACTATTATTTGAAAATGACAAAAGTacttaaagaactttttaaatgATGCCTTCTTAAAACTGAGCCTACATTGATGACTCTATTTTTACCACTACCCATTTACTGATATTTTAACAAGAAAATGTTCATACCATTATTGAAAACTAACATAAATTAACGAATATGTATTTTTTAGAGTGTTACCACTGTATCAGGTATTCTGTCATATCCGTTCGACACAGTTAGGAGACGAATGATGATGCAGTCAGGTCTTAAAAAGCACGAAGTCATGTATAAAAACACAATGGATTGCTGGGTGAAGATCTTTAGAAACGAAGGGCCTGCTGCGTTTTTTAAGGGAGCGTTGTCTAATGTTTTTCGTGGTATGGGGGCTGCTTTAGTTCTAGTATTTTATGATGAACTTAAGAtgttattgtaatatttaatttttttttgttatgtttatATAAAATAAGAATTTGTTATTAAAATGTACCTTTTTACATTCTTCTTTATGTGTATGTGAATTTAGTGATCAATGAACCAAGAACTGAAAGTTTTGATGTGCTTAGAGATCtggatcaaaaaacggtaaatgaATCTTAAAATGACCAAAAACTGCCACCACTGGTTATTGTAGGTTTAGAAAATGTTGCCAGCTTTAAGACTTTTGATGCTGGAATTACAAAACTGAATTGGCAGAAAGGAAATCTAAAGGTGAGAAAGATCTAGTTATAAGGTATATTAATGGTGAGCCTAAAATAACCAAATATAATCAGCAAAAAAACTCGAAATGATCATTCCACAAGTTTCCAATACACTGAAAATCTACTGTCATAATGTAGGAGGTTTAAGGACAAAATTATCTGATCTCTCTGCAGCAGTTAATTGTTCTTGCTTTGATATATTTGTCATTATTGAAAGTTGGTTGAACGATGATTTCCTAGATAAGGAACTTTATTTGGTTAATTATCAGATATTCAGATGTGATAGATCTAATCTTTCAAGTACTAAAAGTAGAGGTGGAGGGATTTTGATACTTATTCATAGAAAAATAAAAGCTTTTAGAATGAGCCTCATAAACAATTCAGTGGAACAGTTATTTATATCTTGTTCtgtttcaaattttaattttatcattGGTGGCGTGTATATTCCTCCTAACAGTCCAAATAATTGTTATCTATCACATGTTGAAACGATTGAAGATTTGAGAATTCAGTATAATAAATGcaacttttatatttttggtgattttaaCTTGCCTAATATAACTTCCGATTTAAATAATATATCACCATCTCAGATGAATGAAAACATTTCTAGTGTAGCACAATGTTATGCTTTTCTTGATTTTAAACAGCATATTACTATTCCTAACTCTAATAATAAGTTTTTAGATCTACTATTTTCGAATGTGGATAGTATTCTAGTTTCATCTGCAATAGATCCTATTTTTTCTGAATCTACCCATCACAAACCATACTCCTTTGATTTACCTATATCGGGCATTACAAATAATTTACTGTGCCAAGAATTTTACTATGATTTCAGAAACGCTGATTATATTAGCTTACAGAATTATTTGGGACCTATCAATTGgcacaagtatttaaatttaaatgacaTAAATACTGCAGTACACAATTTCTATCATATTATGAGTATGGCATTAAATCTTTTTGTGCCCAAAAAGAAAAGTAAGGTATCAACTTTCCCAAAGTGGTTCAATGCTGAGTTGAGAAATTTAATCATCCAAAAGAAAATAGCTCACAAAAATTACAAGAATACTGGCAATCGCTGTTATTACATAGAATTTTCAAAGTTACGTAGtcaatgtaatattttatctaaAGAATGTTTTGTGAATTACAAAAAAGaccttgaaaataattttaataccgatcccaggtcaTTTTGGAGATTTTTTAGCCGAAAAAATAATCTATATGATGTTCCTAATAATATGTATCTAGCTGATAAAAAAGCTGTGAATGGTGATCAGATAAGTGAACTTTTTGCTGTTTACTTCTCTGAAGTTTATGTTTCTTCCCTGGATGTAAGTTATCATGACACATTTAATAATTATTCATCTATAAAGTGTGATTCTTTGACAGCGGAAGTTATTTTCGATGGTTTGTCAAAACTTTCTAATAATGTAACAGCTGGACCggatggtcttcccgattttttcttgaaaaactGTGCTTACAGTCTAACTCAACCATTGTTTGTTCTATATAACTTATCATTGAAATTAGGCATTCTTcctgataaatggaaaactagccATTTAATTCCAATTTTTAAATCTGGCGAaagagaaaatatagaaaattacaGAGGTATATCTAAACAATCGACCATTCCTAAACTACTTGATAAGTTGATTTATAACCATATTAGTTTTACTTGtcaacaattaataaataattatcaacaTGGCTTTATGCACAAGAAATCCACAACTACAAACTTACTATCTTATGAAACATCTATTATCAGAGATCTGGAAAGAAAATGTCAGGTAGATTGTGTATACACAGACTTTTCAAAAGCCTTTGATAGGATTGACCACTACTTACTGCTACATAAACTTAAGGCATATGGTTTCAGCGATCAGCTTTTAAAGTGGTTTGATAGCTATTTAATAGGTCGCACACAAAAAGTCAAACTGGGTTCATTTATGTCAGATACAATACAAATAAaatctggagttccacaaggtgcTCATTGCTCGCCCCTTCTGTTCAATCTGTTTATTAACGACATAGGTGAATGTTTTAATCACTCTAAGTActtgctatttgctgatgatttgAAGATTTACAGATCTATCAAAGATCATGAAGATTGTAGTCTCCTTCAAAACGATCTCAATAATTTAGTTGAGTGGTGTAACAAAAACAGACtctttttaaacattaataaaTGTCATTTCATTAGCTTCCACAAAGTTGCAAAAAAATATCAATCATCATATGTCATCGACAGTAAAGCGCTCTCTTATGTTAGAGCAGTAAAGGATTTAGGAGTAATATTCGATGAAAACTTAACGTTTGTGGATCACATTAACTATGTGACAGCAAAGGCTTCAAAAGTACTGGGTTatatacttcgcagttgtgctgaTCTTTCCCTTAATACAATAAAGGCTGTTTACTCATCATTG encodes:
- the LOC126888444 gene encoding ADP,ATP carrier protein 1-like isoform X2, whose product is MLDCFIRIPREQGFLSYWRGNLANVIRYFPTQALNFAFKDVYKQIFMEGIDKKLHFWRYFAANLASGGAAGATSLCFVYPLDYARTRLGVDVGKNVAERQYLGLIDCVVKTFKSDGPIGLYRGFVVSVQGIIIYRAAYFGFFDTAKGMLPDPRNTRFIVSFIIAQSVTTVSGILSYPFDTVRRRMMMQSGLKKHEVMYKNTMDCWVKIFRNEGPAAFFKGALSNVFRGMGAALVLVFYDELKMLL
- the LOC126888444 gene encoding ADP,ATP carrier protein 1-like isoform X1, translating into MPQTDFKLFLKDFLAGGVSAAVAKTVVAPIERVKLILQVQAASKQISEETAYKGMLDCFIRIPREQGFLSYWRGNLANVIRYFPTQALNFAFKDVYKQIFMEGIDKKLHFWRYFAANLASGGAAGATSLCFVYPLDYARTRLGVDVGKNVAERQYLGLIDCVVKTFKSDGPIGLYRGFVVSVQGIIIYRAAYFGFFDTAKGMLPDPRNTRFIVSFIIAQSVTTVSGILSYPFDTVRRRMMMQSGLKKHEVMYKNTMDCWVKIFRNEGPAAFFKGALSNVFRGMGAALVLVFYDELKMLL